From Flavipsychrobacter sp., a single genomic window includes:
- a CDS encoding DUF4271 domain-containing protein, with the protein MRLGILLLFFCSLTFLARDGKANPLAAKYGMSINSEDLTIQTKQAYDSLMTTNPMLIAETEARVERFRHRDDNTFDLYWLIAIVLFFGVINFTNGRYFYNLWRSFRNPELSQMQLKDQLMTAGWTGLFMNIFFAVSLGTYLYYVTTIFYPQRLALFSPSVLLLIFISAVLVVYIVKYTIIRFSGWIFNFKMVADNYLFNVFLINKVIAILLLPIIVLLAFAKPAMYAPLAIVSFVLVGLLLINRYLRSWQVIGSVFQYSRFHFFTYLCASELLPMAVLIKMLTSIIYY; encoded by the coding sequence ATGCGTTTAGGCATCCTGTTATTATTTTTTTGTTCTCTGACGTTTCTGGCCCGTGATGGGAAAGCCAACCCTTTGGCTGCAAAGTATGGCATGTCAATAAATAGCGAGGATTTGACTATCCAAACCAAGCAAGCGTATGATAGCTTAATGACAACCAATCCTATGCTGATAGCAGAGACAGAGGCAAGAGTGGAGCGCTTTCGTCATAGGGATGATAACACCTTTGATCTCTACTGGCTTATCGCTATTGTTTTGTTTTTTGGTGTTATCAACTTTACGAACGGCAGGTATTTTTATAATCTTTGGCGGTCTTTTAGAAACCCTGAATTGAGCCAAATGCAATTAAAAGACCAGCTGATGACTGCTGGATGGACGGGGTTGTTTATGAATATTTTCTTTGCAGTCTCACTAGGTACCTATCTGTATTATGTAACAACCATATTCTATCCCCAACGTTTAGCCTTGTTTTCTCCGTCTGTGCTTTTGTTGATATTTATATCGGCTGTTTTGGTGGTGTATATTGTAAAATATACGATTATCCGTTTCAGTGGGTGGATCTTCAACTTTAAAATGGTGGCGGACAATTACTTGTTTAATGTATTTCTCATTAATAAGGTAATTGCCATATTGTTATTGCCCATTATTGTCTTGCTAGCATTTGCCAAGCCGGCAATGTATGCTCCTTTGGCAATAGTGTCATTTGTCCTTGTTGGTCTTTTACTCATTAACCGGTATTTGCGCTCTTGGCAGGTGATTGGCTCGGTTTTTCAATACAGCCGTTTCCATTTTTTTACCTACCTTTGCGCCTCAGAATTGCTGCCAATGGCAGTTTTGATAAAAATGTTGACTAGCATTATTTACTATTAA
- a CDS encoding SUMF1/EgtB/PvdO family nonheme iron enzyme: MKQLSLMISAVALIALAASCGRPGNGGQLVGEPNQMNYNAPVPLGMVYVPSGVLKMGASDEDVRGKNDALIRTVQMTGFYMDATEISNAEYRQFTNWVRDSMAHVQLGDFIDLDDGSQRVDMKKRINWKDEDLQDQLINFYIPANQTGWGVKEFDNSKLVYHYEEFDYEASVKNQAAPRTDFIVKKDIAIYPDTTVWMRQFTYSYNEPIAKQYNWFPAFNNYPVVGVNWHQAQAFCNWRTNLWRVEREDDKMYFEGKFQLPNETEWEWAARGGRTESPYPWGGPYVVNKKGCYLANFKPQRGNYAADGGLYTVPVDRYWPNDYGLYNMAGNVAEWTESSYFTTSYQTVSDINPEIGYKIKENDPQWMTRKVLRGGSWRDVAFYLQTSTRDYEYADTAKSYIGFRCIYQQIHPALTNRRTTN, translated from the coding sequence ATGAAACAACTTTCCCTGATGATCTCGGCGGTAGCATTAATAGCCTTAGCTGCTAGTTGTGGCAGACCAGGCAACGGAGGTCAGTTGGTAGGAGAACCAAACCAAATGAACTACAACGCTCCTGTTCCTCTAGGTATGGTATATGTTCCTTCCGGTGTATTGAAAATGGGAGCCAGTGATGAAGATGTACGTGGCAAGAACGACGCGCTAATACGTACAGTTCAGATGACAGGCTTCTATATGGATGCAACTGAAATCTCAAATGCAGAGTACCGCCAGTTTACTAACTGGGTGCGCGATTCCATGGCGCATGTACAATTGGGTGATTTCATTGACCTTGATGATGGTAGTCAGAGAGTGGATATGAAAAAACGTATCAACTGGAAAGATGAAGATCTTCAAGATCAATTGATCAATTTCTACATTCCTGCTAACCAAACAGGTTGGGGTGTGAAAGAATTTGATAATTCTAAGCTAGTATATCATTACGAAGAGTTTGATTACGAAGCAAGCGTTAAAAATCAAGCTGCTCCTCGTACAGACTTTATCGTTAAGAAAGACATTGCTATCTATCCAGATACTACTGTATGGATGAGACAATTCACTTATTCTTATAACGAGCCTATTGCTAAGCAATATAACTGGTTCCCTGCATTTAACAACTATCCTGTTGTTGGTGTGAACTGGCACCAAGCTCAAGCTTTCTGTAACTGGCGTACCAACCTATGGCGCGTAGAAAGAGAAGATGATAAAATGTACTTTGAGGGTAAGTTCCAACTTCCTAATGAAACAGAGTGGGAGTGGGCAGCACGTGGTGGACGTACAGAGTCTCCTTATCCTTGGGGTGGACCATATGTGGTTAACAAAAAAGGTTGTTACTTAGCTAACTTCAAGCCTCAACGTGGTAACTATGCTGCTGATGGTGGTTTATACACTGTTCCTGTTGACCGTTATTGGCCAAATGATTATGGCTTATATAATATGGCAGGTAACGTTGCTGAGTGGACTGAGTCTTCTTATTTCACAACGTCTTATCAAACTGTTTCTGATATTAACCCTGAAATAGGTTATAAAATAAAAGAGAACGATCCTCAGTGGATGACGCGTAAAGTACTACGTGGAGGTAGCTGGAGAGATGTTGCTTTCTATCTTCAAACTAGTACTCGTGATTACGAGTATGCAGATACTGCTAAGTCTTACATCGGATTCCGTTGTATTTACCAGCAGATACATCCTGCATTAACTAATAGAAGAACCACTAACTAG
- the hemW gene encoding radical SAM family heme chaperone HemW, whose translation MAGIYLHIPFCKQACVYCNFHFSTSLNLKAELLSALHKEVALQSSYLNGQQIETIYFGGGTPSLLHAEEINQLIETISKHYELSSLKECTLEANPDDLSTTYLKQLKNTPVNRLSIGVQSFYDRDLTYMQRAHNAQEADYCIKAAQDNEFTNLTIDLIYGTPGLTDTDWRKNLAKIKELSIPHFSSYALTVEEGTALHHNINKKAARAVDLSQAADQLTILMQEAEAMGYEHYEISNLSLPNHYAIHNTNYWHGKHYLGIGPSAHSFDGKSRRWNIANNALYIKNISGEGKLNYEEEILSKTQQINEYIMTALRTKWGIDLEKTATQWGSDYCNEIMKNSVRYKEDGYLLHNANNTLTLTNKGKLIADHIASELFFL comes from the coding sequence ATGGCTGGTATATACTTACACATACCCTTTTGCAAACAAGCCTGTGTGTATTGCAATTTTCACTTCTCTACCTCTCTCAATCTAAAAGCAGAACTGCTTAGTGCGTTACATAAAGAAGTCGCCTTACAAAGCAGTTATCTTAATGGGCAACAGATCGAGACCATATATTTTGGTGGAGGCACACCATCACTGCTCCATGCAGAGGAAATCAACCAACTGATTGAAACAATTAGCAAGCACTACGAACTGAGTAGCTTAAAAGAGTGTACCCTTGAAGCAAACCCTGACGATCTATCAACCACCTATTTAAAACAACTAAAAAACACTCCCGTAAACAGGCTGAGCATTGGGGTGCAATCTTTCTACGATAGAGATCTGACATATATGCAACGTGCTCATAATGCTCAAGAAGCTGACTATTGCATAAAAGCAGCTCAAGACAATGAGTTTACCAACCTAACTATCGACCTTATATACGGAACACCGGGACTTACAGATACAGACTGGAGGAAAAATTTGGCTAAAATAAAAGAGCTTAGCATCCCTCACTTTTCCTCTTATGCCCTAACGGTTGAAGAAGGAACAGCACTACACCATAATATTAATAAGAAAGCAGCCCGCGCTGTAGACCTCTCACAAGCAGCAGACCAGCTAACAATCTTGATGCAAGAAGCAGAAGCTATGGGCTATGAGCACTATGAGATATCCAACCTTTCATTACCCAACCATTACGCCATTCACAATACTAATTATTGGCATGGCAAGCATTATTTAGGTATAGGCCCTTCGGCACACTCTTTTGATGGCAAAAGTAGAAGATGGAACATTGCAAACAATGCTCTTTACATCAAAAACATTTCGGGAGAGGGGAAACTGAATTATGAAGAAGAAATACTCTCTAAAACACAACAAATAAACGAATACATCATGACGGCGCTGCGTACGAAATGGGGTATTGACTTAGAAAAAACAGCAACACAATGGGGCAGTGACTACTGTAATGAGATAATGAAAAATAGTGTGCGCTATAAAGAAGATGGTTATTTACTGCACAATGCTAACAATACACTTACACTTACTAATAAGGGGAAACTGATCGCAGACCATATAGCCAGCGAACTATTTTTTCTATAA
- a CDS encoding thioredoxin domain-containing protein, protein MANRLIHEQSPYLQQHAHNPVDWYAWGDDAFDRAAKEGKPVLVSIGYAACHWCHVMERESFENEETAAYMNEHFINVKVDREEHPDVDGMYMDAVQAITGNGGWPLNVFVTADRIPFYGGTYFPPTEMYGRLSWRQVLERMNEIWVKQTGEVKMQTTQMLQYLKQTSLIATRTEQKRVSKEVNEELLNTLLKNADSRYGGFGKAPKFPSTMAIKYLLDNYHFYCNESALKQALLSLDMMINGGIYDQIGGGFARYSTDDKWLAPHFEKMLYDNALIVSVLCDAYSLTQNERYKEVIEETIAFCERELSNGNGGYYCAIDADSEGVEGKFYTWTWQEWEALNVAPILTEYFGVVRDGNWEGTNILHVTKTAKEVAEKNGQNEADFIAKIKLFKKQLFAIRAKKIRPSTDDKSLLSWNALMNVALTKAAAVLGDSQYLVKATEHLEWMMKVFVFEDKLLHTWKNGTAKITAKLDDVAYLINAIINYASVTGDKKKLYEAVDIIERVNNEFLHEDKSFYYYSSSLQKDIPVRKVDVYDGALPSANAVMADNLLRLGVALEKNNWIEQGEYMVANLTANSVKYPSSFAYWAQLLQYGLVGMYKVDFIGDNAEKLHAELLKYYVPNAVKLLPVKDGSDMDGFSSRGFAQQLEINICSKEMCLPPVNTVKEVLEKLRMSN, encoded by the coding sequence ATGGCTAATCGATTGATACATGAACAAAGCCCCTATTTACAGCAGCATGCGCACAATCCTGTTGACTGGTACGCATGGGGTGATGATGCCTTTGATAGGGCAGCAAAGGAAGGTAAACCTGTATTGGTGAGTATAGGCTATGCAGCTTGTCATTGGTGCCATGTAATGGAACGTGAAAGCTTTGAAAATGAAGAAACGGCTGCATATATGAATGAGCATTTTATCAACGTGAAAGTTGATAGAGAAGAACACCCCGATGTGGATGGAATGTATATGGATGCAGTGCAGGCTATAACGGGTAATGGAGGATGGCCTTTGAATGTTTTTGTTACCGCAGATAGAATACCGTTTTATGGAGGAACTTATTTCCCCCCGACAGAAATGTATGGCAGGTTGTCTTGGAGGCAAGTGTTGGAAAGAATGAATGAGATATGGGTAAAGCAAACAGGAGAAGTAAAAATGCAGACAACCCAAATGCTGCAATACTTGAAACAAACGTCATTAATTGCAACTAGAACAGAACAAAAAAGAGTATCAAAAGAAGTTAATGAAGAGCTGCTAAATACTTTGTTGAAAAATGCTGATAGTCGATATGGAGGCTTTGGTAAGGCGCCAAAATTCCCTTCAACAATGGCTATCAAGTATCTGTTAGACAACTATCATTTTTATTGTAATGAGAGTGCGTTAAAACAGGCTTTATTGTCATTAGATATGATGATAAATGGCGGTATTTATGACCAGATAGGTGGAGGTTTTGCTAGATATTCTACTGACGATAAATGGTTAGCACCGCACTTCGAAAAGATGTTGTACGATAATGCCTTGATCGTTAGTGTGCTATGTGATGCTTACAGCCTTACTCAAAACGAACGGTATAAAGAGGTTATAGAAGAAACTATAGCTTTTTGTGAGCGAGAGTTGTCGAATGGTAATGGAGGCTATTATTGCGCAATTGATGCGGATAGTGAGGGGGTAGAAGGTAAGTTCTATACATGGACATGGCAAGAGTGGGAGGCATTGAATGTAGCCCCTATACTGACTGAATATTTTGGGGTGGTAAGAGACGGTAATTGGGAGGGGACAAACATTCTGCATGTTACTAAAACAGCAAAAGAAGTAGCGGAAAAAAACGGTCAAAATGAAGCTGATTTTATCGCTAAAATAAAGTTGTTTAAAAAGCAATTATTTGCAATTAGAGCAAAGAAAATACGCCCCTCAACTGATGATAAATCATTATTGTCTTGGAATGCTTTAATGAATGTTGCATTGACGAAAGCCGCTGCAGTATTGGGTGATAGCCAATACTTGGTAAAGGCTACGGAACATTTAGAATGGATGATGAAGGTGTTTGTGTTTGAGGATAAACTATTACACACCTGGAAAAATGGAACAGCTAAGATCACGGCTAAACTTGATGATGTAGCTTATTTGATAAATGCGATCATTAACTATGCATCTGTAACTGGCGATAAGAAAAAACTGTACGAAGCTGTTGATATTATTGAAAGAGTAAACAATGAGTTTTTGCACGAGGATAAGAGCTTTTATTACTACAGTTCTTCCTTGCAGAAAGATATACCTGTAAGGAAAGTAGATGTATATGACGGGGCTTTACCGTCTGCTAATGCGGTAATGGCTGATAATCTGCTCCGGTTGGGGGTGGCTTTAGAAAAAAATAATTGGATAGAACAAGGGGAGTATATGGTAGCGAATTTGACTGCAAATTCAGTCAAATATCCTAGTTCATTTGCCTATTGGGCTCAGCTGTTACAGTATGGTTTAGTTGGCATGTATAAGGTGGATTTTATAGGAGATAATGCGGAAAAATTACATGCGGAATTGCTGAAGTATTATGTACCTAATGCCGTCAAACTACTGCCTGTAAAGGATGGTAGCGATATGGATGGGTTCTCGTCTCGAGGATTTGCCCAACAACTAGAGATTAATATTTGCAGCAAAGAAATGTGTTTGCCACCCGTTAATACAGTAAAGGAAGTACTGGAAAAGTTACGAATGAGTAATTAA
- a CDS encoding uroporphyrinogen-III synthase translates to MAKVVRSKKKAGAKEVKVNKVLITHVRPKTDKSPYFDLAKKYGFDLEFHPFISVEGLSGKDFRKQKIDITAFTAIVFTSRKAIDHFFRICEELKVKVSQDMKYFCSTEAVALYLQKFILYRKRKVFFSADGSTDGLLEIIAKHKNNERFILPTSDTGGKNDICQFMTNEECDFVEATLFRTQSTDIAPVMKEGFDVIVFFSPNSVQTLFEHDPKFKQNGTLIGAFGPSTSKAIEDAGLRLDIKAPMPNAPSMASAIELFLNDNK, encoded by the coding sequence ATGGCTAAAGTTGTACGTTCTAAAAAGAAAGCAGGAGCAAAGGAAGTTAAGGTAAATAAAGTGCTTATCACACACGTACGTCCTAAAACAGACAAGTCTCCCTACTTTGATTTAGCAAAAAAATATGGTTTTGACTTAGAGTTTCACCCATTCATCAGTGTAGAAGGGTTAAGCGGTAAGGATTTCCGTAAACAGAAGATCGATATTACTGCCTTTACAGCTATTGTTTTCACCAGTAGAAAAGCTATTGATCACTTTTTCAGAATTTGTGAAGAGTTGAAGGTCAAAGTGTCACAAGACATGAAGTATTTCTGTAGTACTGAGGCTGTAGCACTTTACTTGCAAAAGTTTATTCTGTATCGTAAAAGAAAAGTATTCTTTTCGGCAGATGGTAGTACTGATGGCTTATTGGAGATAATAGCGAAACATAAAAACAATGAGCGCTTTATCCTTCCTACTTCCGATACGGGGGGGAAAAACGACATTTGCCAATTCATGACAAATGAAGAATGTGACTTTGTAGAGGCTACACTTTTTAGAACGCAGTCGACAGATATAGCACCCGTTATGAAAGAAGGGTTTGATGTGATCGTTTTCTTTAGTCCTAACAGTGTTCAAACATTGTTTGAGCATGATCCAAAGTTTAAGCAAAACGGTACCCTGATCGGAGCATTTGGGCCTAGTACGTCAAAAGCTATTGAGGATGCAGGCTTGAGGTTAGACATAAAAGCACCAATGCCTAATGCACCTTCTATGGCATCAGCAATAGAACTATTCCTTAATGATAATAAGTAA
- the gldL gene encoding gliding motility protein GldL: protein MGSIALFFETKQGKYIKNLIIGMGASVVLLGALFKIQHWPFAGIMLTAGMLTEAFIFALLGLLPPHKDYYWERFYPNIDENPHVEAYRKGSKFDSAAGKVSPGATLDKMMEDAQITPANIRKLGDNFQRFGAVVEQIKDVSDVTSATNEYSQSARDAASALGEMKNTFIGASNTMASFNNAAEDTTKFHEQVQVLSRNLGSLNQIYEVELQDANNHLKAMNKFYSNLVSASDAMASSAQDAVAAKEQIAQLSKNLTTLNSIYGNMLTAMQGR from the coding sequence ATGGGTTCTATAGCATTGTTTTTTGAAACCAAACAAGGTAAATACATAAAAAACCTTATCATTGGTATGGGTGCATCAGTTGTACTTTTGGGTGCACTGTTTAAAATTCAGCACTGGCCATTTGCAGGTATTATGCTTACTGCAGGTATGCTTACTGAGGCGTTTATATTTGCATTATTAGGTTTGCTTCCTCCTCACAAGGATTATTACTGGGAGCGTTTTTATCCAAATATTGACGAGAATCCTCATGTTGAGGCTTACCGTAAAGGGTCTAAATTTGATTCTGCGGCAGGTAAAGTTTCTCCTGGTGCTACGCTAGACAAGATGATGGAAGATGCACAAATCACTCCAGCTAACATTCGTAAGCTAGGTGATAACTTCCAGAGATTTGGAGCTGTTGTGGAGCAAATCAAAGATGTTTCAGATGTTACATCTGCTACAAATGAATATTCTCAAAGTGCACGTGATGCAGCTTCTGCATTAGGTGAAATGAAAAATACATTCATTGGTGCTAGTAATACTATGGCATCATTTAACAACGCTGCTGAGGATACTACTAAATTCCATGAGCAAGTACAAGTATTATCTCGTAACCTTGGTTCTCTAAACCAAATTTATGAGGTGGAGTTGCAAGATGCTAACAATCATCTTAAAGCAATGAACAAGTTCTACAGTAACTTAGTAAGTGCTTCTGATGCAATGGCTTCTAGTGCACAAGATGCAGTAGCTGCTAAAGAGCAAATTGCTCAATTGTCTAAGAACTTGACTACGCTTAATAGCATATATGGAAACATGCTAACTGCAATGCAGGGACGCTAG
- a CDS encoding beta-ketoacyl-ACP synthase III has translation MQKINAAITAVGGYVPDYILTNKELETIIDTTDEWITTRTGIKERRILKGEGKGSSDIAVEAVKEIFRKTGVKPEEIDLVICASTTPDMVFPATANIVSDKAGMVNAFGYDINAACSGFLYALTTGAQFIQTGKYKKVIVIGVDKMSSILNYEDRTTCIIFGDGGGAVLLEPTEEDYGIMDSVLKSDGSGRAYLHQKAGGSVRPATIETVQNKEHFVYQEGKTVFKFAVKNMADVAAEIMERNNLSSEDVSWLVPHQANKRIIDATRERMGLPEEKVMINIQKYGNTTNGTLPLCLWEWEDQLKKGDNIVLAAFGGGFTWGATYIKWAYDGKK, from the coding sequence ATGCAGAAGATAAACGCTGCAATAACAGCAGTTGGCGGATACGTTCCTGACTACATTCTAACTAACAAAGAGTTAGAAACTATAATTGACACTACCGACGAGTGGATAACGACAAGAACAGGCATAAAGGAACGCCGCATACTTAAAGGCGAGGGCAAAGGCTCATCTGACATTGCCGTCGAAGCTGTAAAAGAAATATTCCGCAAAACAGGCGTTAAACCAGAAGAGATAGACCTAGTGATCTGTGCTAGTACTACTCCTGATATGGTTTTCCCTGCAACTGCCAATATTGTATCAGACAAAGCAGGCATGGTCAATGCATTTGGCTATGATATCAATGCTGCTTGTAGTGGTTTTCTTTACGCACTTACTACAGGTGCTCAGTTTATACAAACAGGAAAATACAAGAAGGTAATTGTTATAGGTGTAGATAAAATGAGTTCTATACTTAACTATGAAGACCGTACAACTTGTATCATATTTGGAGATGGAGGGGGCGCTGTACTCCTAGAGCCTACTGAAGAAGATTATGGTATAATGGACTCAGTATTAAAGAGCGACGGTAGTGGCAGAGCTTATTTGCACCAAAAAGCAGGTGGTTCGGTAAGGCCTGCAACTATAGAAACGGTACAGAACAAAGAACACTTTGTATACCAAGAAGGTAAAACAGTATTTAAGTTTGCTGTAAAGAACATGGCTGATGTTGCTGCCGAAATAATGGAACGTAACAACCTAAGCTCTGAAGATGTTTCTTGGCTAGTACCACACCAAGCTAACAAGCGCATAATAGATGCAACTAGAGAGCGTATGGGTCTTCCTGAAGAGAAAGTAATGATCAACATACAGAAGTATGGTAACACTACTAATGGCACATTACCACTTTGCCTTTGGGAGTGGGAAGACCAACTTAAAAAAGGTGACAACATCGTATTAGCTGCTTTTGGTGGTGGCTTTACATGGGGCGCTACATATATTAAGTGGGCCTACGATGGTAAAAAGTAA
- the rlmN gene encoding 23S rRNA (adenine(2503)-C(2))-methyltransferase RlmN has translation MKNIRHYSLEDLTDLMKELGEPGFRAKQIYEWVWDKHVHDIEGMTNLSKELRAKLSEKFNIPKVSVDHSQFSSDGTIKNRLQLDDKYYIESVLIPTEKRMTVCVSSQVGCSLSCKFCATGFLARKRNLNYDEIVDQVTLANEQSLENYGRKLTNIVFMGMGEPLLNYKNMLKAVERISSPDGLGMSPRRITVSTAGIAKMIRQLGDDEVRFKLALSLHAANDFKRNEIMPINESNNLKELIDALNYFYQKTKNEITFEYILFKDFNDDISDADELVKIYRQVPADLVNIIEYNPIDKADFEKPDEAKVDEFMRYLESKKVNARLRRSRGKDIDAACGQLANVDHKGNLT, from the coding sequence ATGAAAAATATCAGGCATTATAGTTTAGAGGATTTGACCGACTTGATGAAAGAGTTGGGAGAACCTGGTTTTAGAGCCAAGCAGATATATGAATGGGTGTGGGATAAGCATGTGCATGATATAGAGGGAATGACCAACTTGTCTAAAGAGTTAAGAGCTAAGCTCTCAGAGAAATTTAATATACCTAAAGTTTCTGTAGATCATAGTCAATTTAGTAGCGACGGTACTATTAAAAACCGATTGCAACTGGATGATAAGTATTATATAGAGAGTGTATTGATACCCACAGAAAAAAGAATGACAGTATGCGTGTCCTCTCAAGTGGGTTGTTCCTTGTCTTGTAAGTTTTGTGCCACAGGTTTTTTGGCACGTAAGAGAAATCTTAATTATGACGAGATAGTAGATCAGGTAACGCTTGCCAATGAGCAATCATTAGAGAACTATGGGAGAAAGCTGACCAATATTGTGTTTATGGGTATGGGAGAGCCTTTGCTGAATTATAAAAATATGCTTAAGGCCGTAGAGCGTATTAGCTCGCCCGACGGTTTGGGGATGAGTCCTAGAAGAATAACAGTATCTACTGCGGGTATTGCAAAGATGATACGCCAGCTGGGAGACGATGAGGTTCGTTTTAAATTGGCCTTATCGCTACATGCTGCCAATGATTTCAAGAGAAATGAGATCATGCCTATCAACGAAAGCAATAATCTTAAGGAGTTGATAGATGCACTGAATTACTTCTATCAAAAAACCAAGAATGAAATAACCTTTGAGTATATCCTGTTCAAAGACTTTAATGATGATATAAGCGATGCGGACGAATTGGTAAAAATTTACCGTCAGGTGCCTGCAGATCTTGTAAATATTATTGAGTATAATCCTATTGATAAAGCGGACTTTGAAAAACCGGACGAAGCGAAAGTAGATGAGTTTATGCGCTATCTAGAAAGTAAGAAGGTTAATGCAAGGTTGCGTAGGAGTAGAGGTAAGGATATAGACGCAGCTTGCGGACAGTTAGCTAATGTTGATCATAAAGGGAATTTGACTTAG
- a CDS encoding SRPBCC family protein, whose product MKKFLRFIGILLVILIVGFLILCVTGEKDVNIERSTTINGSKQAVWNQMVKFDNWTNWSPWKAMDSTMTYTVDGTDGEVGSVYTWTGEKSGKGSITNNNVSGNMMSYDMHFIEPFDATADGYLKVEGDDGNVTAIWGYHTTQSFFMRGMSSLMGMKSMLEASFDEGLGYLKEYVESGKASAFNIQTTTFPATTYASVRGTVKFADMQNYFQESYGKIYGAAGDRIDKTKPAGAIYYKWDEENGQADMAPTFAVTDGDDIKGVDMARIPESQAYMIKYQGGYSGSYNAHMALGEHLGKSGKELNVVIEEYVVSPEQETDSNKFVTNIYYLTK is encoded by the coding sequence ATGAAAAAGTTTTTACGCTTTATTGGTATTCTTCTGGTTATATTGATAGTGGGCTTTTTAATACTATGTGTAACAGGAGAAAAAGACGTTAACATTGAACGTTCTACAACCATAAATGGTTCAAAACAAGCTGTTTGGAACCAAATGGTAAAATTTGACAACTGGACAAACTGGAGCCCGTGGAAAGCTATGGATTCTACAATGACGTATACTGTAGATGGTACCGATGGAGAAGTAGGTAGTGTATATACATGGACAGGTGAAAAATCTGGCAAAGGAAGCATTACTAACAATAATGTATCTGGCAATATGATGAGCTATGACATGCACTTCATTGAGCCATTTGATGCCACAGCTGACGGTTACTTAAAAGTAGAGGGCGACGATGGAAATGTTACTGCTATATGGGGCTACCATACTACTCAAAGCTTCTTCATGAGAGGCATGTCATCATTAATGGGTATGAAAAGCATGCTAGAAGCCAGCTTTGATGAAGGCCTTGGTTACCTAAAAGAATATGTAGAAAGCGGCAAAGCGTCTGCATTCAACATTCAAACTACAACCTTCCCTGCTACTACTTATGCATCAGTAAGGGGCACGGTTAAATTTGCTGACATGCAGAACTATTTTCAAGAATCTTATGGCAAGATATATGGCGCAGCGGGAGATAGAATAGACAAGACTAAACCTGCTGGAGCTATCTACTACAAGTGGGATGAAGAAAACGGACAAGCTGATATGGCACCTACATTTGCAGTAACTGATGGAGACGACATAAAAGGCGTAGACATGGCACGTATACCTGAATCTCAAGCTTATATGATCAAGTACCAAGGAGGCTATTCAGGTTCTTACAATGCTCATATGGCGCTAGGCGAACATCTTGGAAAGAGTGGCAAAGAGCTTAATGTTGTAATTGAAGAATATGTAGTAAGCCCTGAGCAAGAAACAGACTCGAACAAATTTGTAACAAACATCTACTATCTAACTAAGTAG
- the fabG gene encoding 3-oxoacyl-[acyl-carrier-protein] reductase has product MKLLENKVALVTGASRGIGEAIAIKFAEHGANIAFTYLSSDEKAKALEEKLAGLGVKAKAYKSDAGDYIAAETLAKSVQEDFGAIDICVNNAGISKDNLLLRMTPEQWDDVMQANLKSVFNLTKQVIRPMMKARSGSIINMSSIVGMKGNAGQSSYAASKAGIIGFTKSIAAEIGSRNIRCNAIAPGFIETDMTHYLKDGGADAWFEKIPLQRFGKPEEIANVALFLASDMSGYVTGQVLSACGGMNM; this is encoded by the coding sequence ATGAAACTTCTTGAAAATAAAGTAGCATTAGTAACTGGTGCTAGTAGAGGCATCGGTGAGGCGATAGCTATAAAATTTGCCGAGCATGGCGCTAACATAGCCTTTACATACTTATCATCTGACGAGAAAGCTAAAGCACTTGAAGAAAAATTGGCTGGATTAGGCGTAAAAGCAAAAGCTTATAAGTCTGACGCAGGCGATTATATTGCTGCAGAAACATTAGCCAAAAGTGTACAAGAAGACTTTGGCGCTATTGATATTTGCGTTAACAACGCAGGCATCTCTAAAGACAACTTATTGCTACGTATGACCCCTGAGCAGTGGGACGACGTAATGCAGGCCAACTTAAAATCTGTTTTCAACCTTACGAAGCAAGTAATAAGGCCTATGATGAAAGCTCGCTCAGGCAGCATCATCAACATGAGCTCTATAGTGGGCATGAAGGGTAATGCAGGTCAAAGTAGCTATGCTGCTTCCAAGGCCGGTATCATTGGTTTTACCAAATCAATTGCAGCTGAAATTGGCAGCAGGAATATACGTTGCAATGCAATTGCCCCAGGATTTATTGAAACAGACATGACACACTACCTGAAAGATGGTGGTGCGGATGCTTGGTTTGAAAAAATACCTTTACAACGCTTTGGGAAGCCTGAAGAGATTGCCAATGTTGCGCTATTCTTAGCTTCTGACATGAGCGGCTACGTTACAGGCCAAGTACTAAGTGCTTGTGGAGGAATGAATATGTAA